The following are from one region of the Juglans regia cultivar Chandler chromosome 10, Walnut 2.0, whole genome shotgun sequence genome:
- the LOC109020506 gene encoding E3 ubiquitin-protein ligase XBAT33-like, with translation MGNSFGCSASGERLVSAARDGDLIEAKMLLECNPCLAKYSTFGGLNSPLHFAAAKGHNEIVALLLDNGADVNSRNYCGQTALMQACRYGHWEVVQTLLLFRCNVTRSDYLSGRTALHFAAVSGHARCIRLVVADFVPSAPYEAINSQTDGDRGDGTDVKNKNDQSALSKFVNKAADGGITGLHMAALNGYFDCVQLLLDLHANVSAVTCHYGTSVDLIGAGSTPLHYAACGGNLKCCQVLLARGASRITLNCNGWLPIDVARMWGRHWLEPLLAPDSNLIVPTFPSSIYLSLPLSSVLNIARECGLQSSTTSSDDTDVCAVCLERACSVAAEGCGHELCVKCALYLCSTCNIPSELVGPPGSIPCPLCRYGIISFIKLPGSPAKENKLHISLGLCTPCMLHTHDPDCQSPVRAPEIRKNRVASVSSDLLCPVTCSPFPSVAIPLCTCNDGPCPPFEPRVVETQDQSPRRSQAMSMDQDKMDGSRLERTSCSSMFWGRRSCSREHQCNSEINA, from the exons ATGGGTAATTCGTTTGGGTGCTCTGCGTCCGGTGAGAGGTTGGTATCTGCCGCTCGAGACGGGGACTTGATCGAGGCCAAAATGCTATTGGAATGCAATCCATGCCTAGCCAAGTACTCCACCTTCGGTGGCCTTAATTCCCCTCTCCATTTTGCCGCAGCCAAGGGCCACAACGAg ATTGTGGCGTTGTTGCTTGACAATGGAGCTGATGTGAATTCGAGGAATTACTGTGGGCAG ACGGCTCTAATGCAAGCATGCAGATATGGGCATTGGGAAGTTGTGCAGACTCTTCTTCTCTTCAGATGCAAT GTGACAAGGTCGGACTATCTCAGTGGGAGGACAGCTCTCCATTTTGCTGCTGTAAGTGGCCATGCAAGATGCATAAGACTTGTTGTGGCCGACTTTGTTCCAAGTGCTCCTTATGAAGCTATAAATTCACAGACAGACGGTGATAGAGGTGATGGTACAGATGTTAAGAACAAAAATGACCAAAG TGCTTTAtcaaagtttgtaaataaggcAGCTGATGGTGGTATCACCGGTCTTCACATGGCTGCATTGAATGGGTATTTCGATTGTGTACAACTCCTTCTCGACCTTCATGCAAATGTTTCAGCTGTGACGTGTCATTATGGAACGTCCGTGGATTTGATAG GAGCCGGAAGCACTCCATTGCACTATGCTGCTTGCGGGGGAAATTTGAAATGCTGTCAG GTCCTCCTTGCAAGAGGCGCCAGTAGGATTACCTTGAATTGCAATGG GTGGCTTCCTATTGACGTTGCCAGGATGTGGGGGCGTCATTGGCTTGAACCTCTACTGGCACCCGATTCTAACTTGATAGTACCAACATTCCCTTCTTCTATATACCTATCCTTGCCTCTCTCGAGCGTACTTAACATAGCACG AGAGTGTGGATTGCAGTCCTCAACAACCTCCTCTGATGACACTGATGTCTGTGCTGTCTGCTTGGAGAGAGCATGTTCTGTGGCTGCTGAAG GATGTGGACATGAGCTTTGTGTAAAATGCGCTCTCTATCTTTGCTCGACATGCAACATTCCTTCTGAATTGGTGGGCCCACCTGGGTCTATTCCTTGCCCTCTCTGCAGATATGGAATTATCTCTTTCATCAAATTGCCAGGTTCCCcagcaaaagaaaataaactacaTATTTCCCTTGGCCTCTGTACCCCATGCATGCTTCACACTCATGACCCTGACTGTCAATCTCCAGTTCGTGCACCAGAGATCCGAAAGAACCGTGTGGCTTCAGTTTCTTCAGATCTATTATGTCCAGTCACTTGTAGCCCATTTCCTTCTGTTGCCATTCCTTTATGTACCTGCAATGATGGTCCATGCCCACCATTTGAACCGCGGGTGGTGGAAACGCAAGATCAATCACCCCGTCGTTCACAAGCAATGTCAATGGATCAAGATAAGATGGATGGGTCAAGATTGGAGAGAACTAGTTGTTCAAGCATGTTTTGGGGTAGAAGAAGCTGTAGCAGAGAGCATCAGTGCAACTCTGAAATTAATGCTTGA
- the LOC109020504 gene encoding protein ROOT PRIMORDIUM DEFECTIVE 1, with the protein MLLLIGPFKHKTPTIKALASLLLNLSSARSLSHSTSIPTKQQRVRDHGYDNYMEIEKKTRKVLKFQDLILSQPNQTLPVSRLDLLARRLGFKQHESGAFVLKFPHVFDIYEHPVQRILYIRLSRKALLQIEQEKQALDAQIPDAVIRLRKLVMMSSTGRIRLEHVRIARKEFGLPEDFEYSVILKYPQYFRLFDAKETRNKYIAIVERDESLAVCAIEKSREREYREKGIDAEDIRFSFIVNFPPGFKIGKYYRIAVWKWQRVPYWSPYEDVSGYDLRSLEAQKRMEKRAVASIHELLSLTVEKKITLERIAHFRLAMNLPKRLKEFLLQHQGIFYISTRGNQGKLHTVFLREAYKRGDLIEPNNLYLARRMLADLVLLSPRKANVDRELVNYRRDREDHETGRFRTEFVDDDFHNSAVEDNVGKDRVGEDNLDSNMGSDTGSDFLDENDDCLETLDAEDIQVAESELKPVA; encoded by the coding sequence atgctcctCCTAATCGGTCCGTTCAAACACAAAACCCCAACCATCAAAGCCCTAGCATCTCTCCTCTTAAATCTCTCTTCCGCCAGATCATTGTCCCATTCCACCTCCATCCCCACAAAGCAGCAACGCGTACGAGACCATGGCTACGACAACTACATGGAAATCGAGAAGAAGACCCGCAAGGTCCTCAAGTTCCAGGACCTTATCCTCTCCCAGCCCAACCAAACCCTACCCGTCTCTCGCCTGGATCTCCTCGCTCGCCGCCTCGGCTTCAAACAACACGAATCCGGCGCTTTCGTTCTCAAATTCCCTCACGTTTTCGATATTTACGAGCACCCGGTTCAAAGAATACTCTACATTCGATTATCCCGGAAAGCCCTTTTGCAAATTGAGCAAGAAAAGCAAGCTCTCGATGCTCAAATCCCCGACGCCGTGATCCGCCTCCGGAAGCTTGTAATGATGTCGAGTACGGGTCGGATCCGCCTCGAACACGTGCGTATTGCGAGGAAAGAGTTTGGCTTGCCTGAAGATTTCGAGTACTCGGTAATTCTCAAGTACCCCCAATACTTTCGATTATTCGATGCTAAGGAGACTAGGAATAAGTACATTGCGATTGTTGAGAGGGATGAGAGTTTAGCGGTGTGTGCTATAGAGAAATCTAGGGAGAGAGAATATAGGGAAAAAGGGATTGATGCCGAGGATATAAGGTTTTCGTTTATCGTTAATTTCCCACCTGGATTTAAGATCGGCAAGTATTACAGGATTGCAGTGTGGAAATGGCAACGAGTTCCGTATTGGTCGCCTTATGAGGATGTGTCGGGTTACGATTTAAGGTCGCTGGAGGCCCAGAAGCGAATGGAAAAGAGGGCGGTGGCATCAATTCATGAATTGTTGTCATTGACTGTGGAGAAGAAAATTACGTTGGAAAGGATTGCACATTTCAGGTTGGCGATGAATTTGCCTAAGAGATTGAAGGAGTTTCTTCTTCAGCATCAGgggatattttatatttcaacgAGAGGTAATCAAGGGAAGCTGCATACGGTTTTTCTTAGGGAGGCATATAAGAGGGGTGATTTGATAGAGCCAAATAATTTGTATTTGGCAAGGAGGATGTTGGCTGATTTAGTCTTGTTGAGCCCTAGGAAGGCAAATGTGGATCGGGAATTGGTTAATTATAGGAGAGATAGAGAAGATCATGAAACAGGGCGCTTTAGAACCGAGTTTGTGGATGatgattttcataattccgcAGTTGAGGATAATGTTGGGAAAGATAGGGTGGGGGAGGATAATTTGGACTCCAATATGGGTTCTGATACTGGCTCTGATTTTCTAGATGAGAATGATGATTGCCTTGAAACTTTGGATGCAGAGGATATCCAAGTAGCTGAGAGCGAACTAAAACCAGTGGCTTGA
- the LOC109020505 gene encoding CEN-like protein 1, with protein MSKLMEPLTVGRVVGEVVDSFTPSVRMNVIYNSSKKVANGHELMPSVIISKPRAEIGGDDMRIAYTLIMTDPDAPTPSDPYLREHLHWMVTDIPGTTDASFGKETVAYESPKPAVGIHRYVFLLFKQRGRQTVRPPATRDHFNTRKFSEENGLGLPVAAVYFNAQRETAARRR; from the exons atgtcaAAGCTCATGGAACCATTAACTGTAGGGAGAGTGGTGGGAGAGGTGGTTGACAGTTTCACCCCAAGTGTTAGAATGAATGTAATCTACAACTCTAGCAAAAAGGTTGCCAATGGCCATGAGCTCATGCCTTCTGTTATTATCTCTAAACCCCGAGCAGAGATTGGTGGGGACGACATGAGGATTGCTTATACACTA ATTATGACAGACCCGGATGCTCCAACCCCTAGCGATCCATATTTAAGAGAACATCTCCACTG GATGGTTACAGATATTCCTGGCACCACTGATGCTTCTTTTG GAAAAGAAACTGTGGCCTATGAGTCTCCGAAGCCAGCAGTTGGCATCCATAGGTACGTCTTCCTGTTGTTCAAGCAGAGAGGAAGACAAACAGTGAGGCCTCCAGCCACAAGAGACCATTTCAACACAAGAAAATTCTCAGAAGAGAATGGTTTGGGTCTACCAGTGGCTGCAGTGTACTTCAATGCACAGAGAGAAACTGCTGCAAGAAGAAGATGA